A stretch of the Bacillus sp. FJAT-18017 genome encodes the following:
- a CDS encoding aldehyde dehydrogenase family protein — translation MRKIVNYINGQWSEPSTGRFVPIMNPANGDVLGEVAQSSKEDVDKAVQAARQAQKLWRLVPAPERADYLYKVAYLLKERKEQLARTLTSEMGKVIEEARGEVQEAIDMAFYMAGEGRRLFGDTVPSELRDKFAMSVRVPVGVAGLITPWNFPIAIASWKSLPALVSGNAVVWKPATETPMVAEEFVKIYEQAGLPKGLINLVNGSGSEVGNAMVEHPGIDLISFTGSNEVGKAINGRAGSLLKRTSLEMGGKNAVTVLEDADLDLAVEGILWGAFGTSGQRCTATSRVLVHESVKEQIEQKLLSRIGELKLGDGLDESVKVGPVINRSSLERIDDYVKIGQQEGAKLLTGGKIADENELGAGNFYQPTIFTDVTRDMRIAQEEIFGPVVSIIGVKSLEEAIEINNSVEFGLSSSVYTANINQAYKAMRDIDTGIVYINAGTSGAEIHLPFGGTKGTGNGHRDSGVAALDVYTEWKSIYVDYSGKLQRAQIDNQ, via the coding sequence TTGAGAAAAATAGTGAACTATATCAATGGGCAATGGAGCGAGCCATCAACCGGGAGATTTGTTCCAATTATGAATCCTGCAAATGGAGATGTGCTTGGTGAGGTTGCCCAATCTTCAAAGGAAGATGTCGACAAGGCTGTACAGGCGGCAAGACAGGCACAAAAGTTATGGCGATTGGTGCCGGCACCAGAACGGGCTGATTACTTATATAAAGTTGCCTATTTATTAAAAGAAAGAAAGGAACAACTCGCCAGGACACTAACAAGCGAAATGGGCAAAGTGATTGAAGAGGCCAGGGGTGAAGTACAGGAAGCGATTGATATGGCTTTTTATATGGCCGGTGAAGGACGAAGGCTTTTTGGCGATACGGTCCCTTCCGAGCTGCGCGATAAATTTGCCATGAGTGTAAGGGTTCCGGTTGGTGTTGCGGGATTGATTACTCCATGGAATTTCCCGATTGCCATTGCCTCATGGAAGTCACTTCCTGCTCTTGTTTCCGGGAATGCAGTTGTTTGGAAACCCGCGACAGAAACGCCGATGGTTGCTGAGGAGTTTGTCAAAATCTATGAACAGGCAGGACTGCCAAAGGGGCTTATCAATCTAGTAAATGGATCTGGAAGCGAGGTAGGCAATGCCATGGTCGAGCATCCAGGCATTGATTTAATTTCCTTCACAGGTTCAAATGAGGTTGGAAAGGCAATCAATGGCCGTGCCGGTTCACTTTTAAAAAGAACCTCGCTAGAAATGGGCGGGAAAAATGCTGTTACCGTATTGGAAGATGCGGACCTTGATCTTGCTGTCGAGGGGATATTGTGGGGAGCTTTCGGAACTAGCGGCCAGAGATGTACCGCAACAAGCCGCGTACTTGTCCATGAATCGGTTAAAGAGCAAATCGAACAAAAACTGCTTTCACGAATAGGCGAACTTAAGCTGGGCGATGGTTTGGACGAATCTGTCAAAGTTGGGCCTGTCATTAACCGTTCCTCCCTTGAAAGGATAGATGACTACGTCAAAATTGGGCAGCAGGAAGGAGCCAAACTTCTTACCGGCGGAAAAATAGCCGATGAAAATGAGTTGGGAGCAGGCAATTTCTATCAGCCTACTATTTTTACCGATGTAACAAGGGATATGAGAATTGCACAGGAAGAGATCTTTGGGCCGGTCGTTTCAATCATTGGGGTTAAAAGCCTTGAAGAAGCAATCGAGATCAACAACAGCGTTGAATTTGGTCTTTCCAGTTCAGTTTATACGGCCAATATAAATCAGGCTTACAAGGCAATGAGAGATATTGATACCGGTATTGTTTATATAAATGCAGGAACATCAGGAGCGGAAATCCACCTGCCATTCGGCGGAACAAAAGGAACCGGCAACGGCCACAGGGATTCCGGTGTTGCGGCACTGGATGTGTATACGGAATGGAAATCGATCTATGTTGATTATAGCGGAAAGCTGCAGCGGGCCCAGATTGATAACCAGTAA
- a CDS encoding enoyl-CoA hydratase/isomerase family protein, which translates to MEFTNILARQEEHIGWIVINRPELRNALNLDTLHEIEKALDLWRSSQDIRVVIITGAGEKSFAAGADISQLNKRTMIEALQPNMTATYRKIEDYEKPTIAAINGVALGGGLELALACDIRVASLNAKVGLPEAGLGIIPGAGGTQRLTRTIGKGRAMELILTGDILTAEEAQRIGLVSRAVPPEVLLETAKEYANKLSRKAPLALRLAKAAVNRGADIDMETALYLEKLSQALLMGSDDKREGTEAFLEKRQPNFQGR; encoded by the coding sequence ATGGAATTTACAAATATCCTAGCCCGCCAGGAAGAGCACATCGGCTGGATTGTTATAAATCGTCCCGAACTGAGGAATGCATTAAATTTAGATACACTGCATGAAATAGAAAAAGCTTTGGACTTGTGGCGCAGCAGCCAGGACATTCGTGTTGTCATCATCACCGGGGCGGGTGAAAAGTCGTTTGCCGCCGGCGCGGATATTTCACAGTTGAATAAGCGGACGATGATTGAGGCGCTTCAGCCGAATATGACCGCCACTTATCGTAAAATCGAAGACTATGAAAAACCGACCATTGCAGCAATTAACGGGGTTGCTCTGGGTGGAGGGCTCGAACTAGCGTTGGCCTGTGATATCCGAGTTGCCTCGCTTAATGCGAAGGTTGGCCTGCCAGAAGCGGGATTAGGGATCATTCCTGGTGCGGGGGGCACACAACGGCTTACCCGGACCATCGGAAAAGGGAGAGCAATGGAGCTTATTTTAACCGGCGATATTCTTACTGCCGAAGAAGCCCAAAGAATAGGCCTTGTCAGCAGGGCAGTACCGCCCGAAGTCTTACTTGAAACGGCAAAGGAATATGCAAATAAATTATCGAGGAAGGCACCACTTGCGCTAAGGCTGGCAAAAGCTGCTGTGAACCGCGGCGCCGATATTGATATGGAAACAGCTCTTTACCTCGAAAAGCTGTCCCAGGCATTATTAATGGGTTCAGATGATAAACGTGAAGGAACTGAGGCATTCCTGGAAAAAAGGCAGCCAAACTTTCAGGGGAGATAG
- a CDS encoding PucR family transcriptional regulator, with translation MAASKQDPFSESFDSLDEIADRISEVLHCPITIEDANHRLLAYSTHDDRTDPARVATIMGRRVPEKVINSLWKNGVIPKLLKTREPVRIKTVDEIGLGDRVAISVWKNDELLGFIWALEIGKTLGEEGMGLLKRAAEATKNKLIQVHARKHKKDEQSHEFFWKLLTGHYHSNEEIHLQFQSLKITPPPSYAIMVFNFSSDIKSETEKQVSYQLRTIQKPAVLLYTFDQQQLVMLISLDRNANPVETLTIFSEQFIYKMMDRYNVPSLVQGFSGIYSDYLHIEKAFGEAQKVLAIKRKFPAETKEIHSYQSLGIFKHLDILLEKSTKGELGNPALKQLQDYDRKNHTDLIETLETYLNKDCNIQDTAKALNVHINTLNYRLKRISEIGGINLKDPNQKVSLFVDIKLEKFNH, from the coding sequence ATGGCTGCAAGTAAACAAGATCCTTTTAGCGAAAGTTTTGATAGTCTTGATGAAATAGCAGATAGGATTAGTGAAGTTTTGCATTGCCCGATTACAATCGAGGACGCCAACCACCGTCTGCTTGCCTATAGTACTCATGATGACAGAACAGACCCGGCCCGGGTTGCAACGATAATGGGCCGCCGAGTACCAGAAAAGGTCATCAATTCATTGTGGAAAAATGGTGTGATCCCAAAGCTTTTGAAAACCAGGGAACCAGTACGGATAAAAACCGTTGATGAAATTGGTCTTGGCGATAGGGTTGCTATTTCGGTTTGGAAAAATGATGAGCTGCTGGGATTCATTTGGGCTCTCGAGATTGGTAAAACCCTTGGCGAAGAAGGAATGGGCTTGCTCAAACGGGCAGCTGAAGCGACAAAAAATAAATTAATTCAAGTTCATGCCCGAAAACACAAAAAGGACGAACAATCTCACGAATTTTTTTGGAAGCTGTTGACAGGCCATTACCATTCAAACGAGGAAATCCACTTGCAATTCCAGTCGCTAAAAATCACACCCCCTCCTTCCTATGCGATTATGGTGTTTAATTTTTCAAGTGACATAAAAAGTGAAACTGAAAAGCAGGTTTCGTATCAATTGCGGACGATTCAAAAACCAGCCGTTCTTCTTTATACCTTTGACCAGCAGCAATTGGTAATGCTCATTTCTCTTGACCGTAATGCAAATCCGGTTGAAACATTGACTATTTTCAGTGAACAGTTTATTTATAAGATGATGGATAGATATAATGTTCCCTCACTCGTACAAGGATTTAGCGGTATATACAGCGATTATTTACACATCGAAAAGGCGTTTGGAGAGGCACAAAAGGTTTTAGCTATTAAACGAAAATTCCCGGCCGAAACTAAGGAAATTCACAGCTATCAAAGCTTGGGAATTTTTAAACACCTAGACATCCTTTTGGAAAAGTCAACAAAGGGAGAGCTTGGGAACCCTGCTCTTAAACAGCTGCAAGACTATGACAGAAAGAACCATACCGACCTGATCGAAACCTTGGAGACGTATCTGAATAAAGATTGCAATATACAGGATACGGCCAAGGCCCTCAATGTCCATATCAACACGCTGAATTACCGCTTAAAGCGAATTTCTGAAATAGGAGGCATTAATCTGAAAGACCCAAATCAGAAAGTGAGTTTATTTGTTGATATTAAGCTGGAAAAATTTAATCACTGA
- a CDS encoding LL-diaminopimelate aminotransferase produces the protein MNFQSLRMSQIPPYLFAEINKKKAAMAEAGIDIIDLGIGDPDLPTPAHIIEKLVEESKDPRNLKYPSFIGIKEYREAVADYYKGHFGVSLDPNTEVLALIGSKEGIAHIVPTLVDPGEYVLIPDPSYPVYRMATLLANGQCYNMPLLKENNFQPDFEEIPQDILTKSKLMFLNYPGNPTAATVDIDFFKKAIEFGAKNGIPIAHDSAYNMVTFGEYKAPSILQVEGAKDIAVEFGSLSKTYCMTGFRIGYVAGNKEIIQALSILKSNTDTGQFTPIQKAAAHALTGDQSCISSYNHIYQERLTAMVEGLRTIGVEVEPPKGSFFIWAPVPDGYTSAEFVTNVLEQTGVILTPGNAFGPSGEGYFRVSLSVPTERLFEAVNRIKQKLKITNN, from the coding sequence ATGAATTTCCAATCGCTTCGTATGTCACAGATACCTCCTTACCTATTTGCCGAAATTAATAAGAAAAAAGCAGCAATGGCAGAGGCGGGGATAGATATTATCGATTTAGGAATTGGTGATCCTGATTTACCTACACCTGCACATATCATTGAAAAATTAGTAGAAGAATCAAAGGATCCGAGGAATTTGAAATACCCAAGTTTTATAGGAATCAAGGAATACAGAGAGGCAGTTGCCGATTATTACAAGGGACATTTCGGGGTATCGCTGGACCCCAATACGGAAGTTCTGGCATTGATTGGTTCCAAGGAAGGTATTGCCCATATCGTGCCAACTCTTGTGGATCCTGGGGAGTATGTATTAATACCTGACCCAAGCTACCCGGTTTATCGGATGGCAACATTACTGGCAAATGGACAGTGCTATAATATGCCGCTTTTAAAAGAAAATAATTTCCAACCCGATTTTGAGGAAATTCCTCAAGACATACTTACCAAATCAAAGCTTATGTTTTTAAATTATCCTGGTAATCCTACTGCGGCAACAGTAGATATTGATTTTTTTAAAAAGGCTATAGAGTTTGGAGCGAAGAACGGAATCCCGATTGCACATGATTCGGCTTATAACATGGTCACCTTTGGTGAATATAAGGCACCGAGCATCCTACAGGTTGAAGGTGCTAAAGACATCGCTGTCGAGTTTGGATCGTTATCAAAAACCTACTGCATGACCGGTTTCCGGATTGGCTATGTGGCAGGAAACAAAGAAATAATTCAGGCATTGTCAATTTTAAAAAGTAATACAGACACAGGGCAGTTTACTCCGATTCAAAAGGCGGCTGCTCATGCTCTAACTGGTGACCAGAGCTGTATCTCTTCCTACAATCATATTTATCAAGAACGCTTGACGGCCATGGTTGAGGGACTTAGAACAATTGGGGTGGAAGTCGAACCGCCAAAAGGCAGTTTCTTTATATGGGCTCCCGTACCAGATGGATACACATCTGCAGAGTTTGTCACGAATGTACTGGAACAGACCGGAGTCATCCTCACTCCAGGCAATGCATTTGGGCCTTCCGGAGAGGGATATTTCCGCGTTTCACTTTCAGTGCCAACCGAGAGATTATTTGAAGCAGTAAATAGAATCAAACAAAAACTAAAAATAACAAACAATTAA
- a CDS encoding amino acid permease: MQKTKQPNQLQRGLEERHITLMSLGAAIGVGLFLGSASAIKLAGPGIIIAYAFAGMIIFFIMRALGEMAIEKPVAGSFSQYARDYLGQLPGFLTGWNYWLLWIVTCMAEITAAGIYMEYWFPDVPRWIWALLALGIMVAVNFLAVKAFGELEFWFAAIKIVTIIFMIVSGLGIIIFGIGNGGIATGISNLWENGGLFPNGLTGVLLSLQMVMFAFLGVEMIGITAGEVKNPKKTLRRAIDTVFWRILLFYVGTMIVMMSIYPWQEIGVKGSPFVLVFDQLGIPAAAGIINFVVLTAALSSCNGGIFSTARMLFNLAENGDAPKKLGMVNKNGVPSKAVMLTGSVLLFGVVLNYMVPEKIFIWLTAVSTFGAIWTWSMILLSQIKYRRSLSKKHASSLTYKMPLFPFTSYFSLAFLAMVVGMMAYSPDTRIAVIVGPLFLATLVAFYYGKGYHKKNQIANQQTTVDLERTIKEA, from the coding sequence ATGCAGAAAACTAAGCAACCAAATCAGCTTCAAAGAGGGCTGGAAGAACGGCACATTACGCTTATGTCACTTGGTGCAGCAATCGGGGTTGGCCTTTTCCTCGGTTCGGCTTCGGCTATCAAGCTCGCCGGGCCTGGCATTATTATTGCTTATGCGTTTGCCGGTATGATCATTTTCTTTATCATGAGGGCGCTAGGGGAAATGGCAATTGAAAAACCAGTGGCCGGGTCATTCAGCCAATATGCGCGAGATTATTTAGGTCAATTACCAGGTTTTTTGACTGGCTGGAACTATTGGCTGCTATGGATTGTCACGTGTATGGCAGAGATAACCGCGGCAGGAATTTACATGGAGTACTGGTTTCCTGACGTTCCACGTTGGATTTGGGCGCTTCTTGCACTGGGAATCATGGTCGCTGTAAACTTTTTGGCAGTTAAGGCATTTGGGGAACTAGAATTTTGGTTTGCGGCTATTAAAATCGTGACAATTATTTTTATGATTGTTAGCGGACTTGGCATCATAATTTTCGGAATTGGAAACGGCGGCATTGCAACAGGCATCAGTAATCTTTGGGAAAATGGCGGTTTATTTCCAAACGGTCTGACTGGTGTACTCCTTTCCCTTCAAATGGTTATGTTTGCGTTTCTCGGAGTTGAAATGATTGGCATTACCGCAGGGGAAGTCAAAAATCCGAAGAAAACATTAAGAAGGGCAATCGACACAGTCTTTTGGCGAATTCTCCTGTTTTATGTCGGGACCATGATTGTCATGATGTCGATTTACCCATGGCAGGAAATCGGTGTAAAAGGCAGCCCGTTCGTATTAGTGTTTGACCAGCTGGGCATTCCGGCAGCCGCGGGAATTATCAATTTTGTCGTTTTAACCGCAGCGCTATCTTCCTGTAACGGGGGAATATTCAGTACAGCAAGGATGCTTTTCAACCTCGCTGAAAACGGCGATGCACCAAAGAAACTTGGGATGGTGAATAAAAATGGCGTTCCAAGCAAAGCAGTTATGCTTACAGGGAGCGTGTTATTGTTCGGTGTAGTCCTAAATTATATGGTGCCGGAAAAAATCTTTATATGGTTAACTGCTGTTTCTACCTTTGGTGCAATCTGGACATGGTCGATGATCCTGCTATCACAAATCAAGTACCGTAGAAGTTTGTCTAAGAAGCACGCTTCATCACTTACATATAAAATGCCGTTATTCCCGTTCACATCCTACTTTTCACTTGCCTTCCTGGCAATGGTAGTTGGGATGATGGCATATTCGCCAGATACAAGAATAGCGGTTATTGTCGGACCGTTATTCCTGGCAACCTTGGTAGCCTTCTATTATGGCAAGGGCTATCATAAGAAAAATCAGATAGCTAATCAACAAACAACAGTAGATTTAGAAAGAACTATAAAAGAAGCTTAA
- a CDS encoding thiolase family protein, which produces MRNVVIIDGVRTAIGRMGGALKDVEADFLSEKVMREALTRSNIDGVNVDEVVWGHAKQSSDVPNLARLALLRAGIPIEVPGYTVHRQCGSGLQAINNAAQQIMCGLSDVILAGGAESMSTAPYYLRKARYGYGAGNAELVDPNTESQPRAQPIEVYGNLTMGLTAENLAERYSISREEQDEFALHSQQKAAEAISASRFKDEIVPYEIKHKKDIIVFDTDEHPRMTSLEKLGSLKPVFKSGGTVTAGNASGRNDGAAALIVMAEEEAEKRGLKSRLRIVSQAAVGVAPEIMGIGPVPATLKALKLAGLTLNDIDLIELNEAFAAQALACVKELGIDQKKLNVNGGAIALGHPIGGTGAILTVKIMNELERRGARYGLITACIGGGQGIATIVENLRV; this is translated from the coding sequence ATGAGAAATGTCGTAATCATTGATGGTGTCCGTACAGCAATCGGAAGAATGGGCGGAGCGTTAAAGGATGTAGAAGCTGATTTTTTATCAGAAAAAGTCATGCGGGAAGCATTAACAAGATCTAATATAGATGGAGTAAATGTAGACGAAGTGGTTTGGGGCCATGCTAAGCAAAGTTCAGATGTACCTAACTTGGCACGTCTGGCGCTGCTTCGGGCAGGGATACCGATTGAGGTTCCCGGTTACACTGTACACCGCCAATGCGGTTCAGGGCTGCAGGCTATCAATAATGCGGCACAACAAATTATGTGCGGTTTATCCGATGTAATTTTAGCAGGCGGTGCCGAAAGCATGAGTACCGCTCCCTATTATTTGCGTAAAGCACGTTATGGTTATGGTGCCGGAAATGCGGAACTAGTCGACCCCAATACAGAAAGCCAGCCAAGAGCACAGCCAATTGAGGTCTATGGGAATTTGACGATGGGGTTAACCGCGGAGAACCTTGCGGAGCGGTACTCCATCAGCCGCGAAGAACAGGATGAATTTGCTCTCCACAGCCAGCAAAAAGCTGCTGAGGCAATCTCAGCCAGCAGATTTAAAGACGAGATTGTTCCTTATGAAATCAAGCATAAAAAAGATATAATTGTTTTTGACACAGATGAACACCCGAGAATGACAAGCCTTGAGAAGCTTGGCTCGTTGAAGCCTGTATTTAAATCGGGCGGTACTGTTACAGCCGGGAATGCAAGCGGGCGGAATGATGGTGCCGCGGCCCTTATTGTTATGGCAGAAGAAGAAGCTGAGAAACGCGGCCTCAAATCCCGTCTTCGGATTGTTTCACAGGCAGCAGTCGGTGTGGCTCCTGAAATAATGGGGATCGGGCCGGTGCCGGCAACTCTCAAAGCTCTTAAACTTGCAGGCTTAACATTAAATGATATAGATTTAATAGAATTAAATGAAGCATTCGCAGCCCAGGCGCTCGCCTGTGTGAAGGAGCTTGGAATTGATCAAAAGAAGCTGAACGTCAATGGCGGGGCAATTGCACTTGGGCATCCGATTGGCGGTACGGGTGCAATCCTGACAGTTAAAATTATGAATGAGCTGGAACGGCGCGGTGCCAGGTATGGGTTGATAACCGCTTGTATCGGCGGCGGTCAGGGAATTGCTACGATTGTTGAAAATCTTCGGGTTTAA
- a CDS encoding acyl-CoA dehydrogenase family protein — translation MDFTFSEDIQLLKKAVHDFVQGEVEKVAMEIEENDEIPEQIVEASKEMGLFGLSIPEEYGGLGLDMVGKCAIYEELGMTHNGYTTLIGAHTGIGSVGIVELGTKEQKEKYLPKMASGEWIGAFALTEPSAGSNAANLKTKAVKKGDKYILNGSKHYITNAVCGHVFTVMAVTDPSKGAKGITSFIVEKDFPGFIVGNVEKKMGLRGSHSAELFFEDCEVPAENVLGEEGKGYVNALKILANGRAGLAARNLGSCEKLLELSTDYAMQRIQFDKPIFEQQAVQHMLADMAMEIELLRSITYRVAWMADKGMRVVKEAAMAKLYGSEVYNRVADLAVQIHGGIGYMRDYPIERFYRDARITKIYEGTSQIQRNIIANELKREFLK, via the coding sequence ATGGATTTTACATTTTCAGAAGATATCCAACTTTTAAAAAAGGCTGTTCATGATTTTGTTCAAGGGGAAGTAGAAAAAGTAGCAATGGAAATCGAGGAAAACGATGAAATTCCAGAACAAATTGTAGAAGCATCTAAGGAAATGGGGCTTTTCGGGCTGAGCATCCCGGAAGAATACGGCGGACTTGGGCTCGATATGGTCGGCAAATGCGCGATATATGAGGAATTGGGAATGACCCATAATGGCTATACGACATTAATTGGGGCTCACACAGGAATCGGTTCTGTAGGAATTGTCGAGCTAGGCACGAAGGAACAAAAAGAAAAGTACCTGCCGAAAATGGCAAGCGGTGAGTGGATAGGTGCATTCGCATTAACAGAACCGAGTGCCGGGTCAAATGCAGCCAATTTAAAAACAAAAGCTGTTAAAAAAGGCGATAAATACATCCTGAATGGCTCCAAACATTATATTACCAATGCCGTTTGCGGCCACGTATTCACGGTAATGGCAGTAACGGACCCAAGCAAAGGAGCCAAGGGCATAACCTCCTTTATCGTAGAAAAGGATTTTCCTGGATTCATAGTAGGAAACGTCGAGAAGAAGATGGGTCTGCGCGGCTCCCATTCCGCTGAGCTATTTTTCGAAGATTGCGAGGTTCCCGCAGAAAATGTATTGGGGGAAGAGGGCAAAGGATACGTCAATGCCTTGAAAATACTTGCCAACGGTAGGGCCGGCCTTGCAGCAAGAAACCTCGGTTCCTGTGAAAAACTGCTGGAACTAAGCACGGATTACGCGATGCAGCGTATTCAGTTTGACAAGCCGATCTTCGAACAGCAGGCAGTCCAGCATATGCTCGCAGACATGGCGATGGAAATAGAACTGCTCCGTTCGATTACCTACCGGGTCGCCTGGATGGCGGATAAAGGAATGCGGGTAGTAAAAGAAGCGGCGATGGCTAAGCTGTACGGTTCTGAAGTCTACAACCGTGTTGCTGATTTGGCGGTCCAAATTCACGGGGGAATCGGCTATATGAGGGATTATCCGATTGAGAGATTTTACCGTGATGCCCGAATTACGAAGATTTATGAAGGAACAAGCCAAATTCAAAGGAATATTATTGCCAATGAACTAAAACGCGAGTTCTTAAAATAG
- a CDS encoding 3-oxoacid CoA-transferase subunit B — protein sequence MLNATDKNQLKAYRIRIAKRIARELHEGTVVNLGVGIPTLIQNYLKPDSGIYLQSENGLLGMGPTPPKEEIDMDLISASKHPITAGVGASIFSSSDSFVMIRGGHVDTAVMGALQVSESGEVANWAVPGEDILGVGGAMDLVASAKRIIIAITHVTKNHSPKIVKKLTYPTSGIQSAEMIVTEKAVFRINPGQLILEEIASDSSLEEIRALTEAEFKVSENLITMSVD from the coding sequence ATGTTGAACGCAACGGATAAAAACCAGCTGAAAGCATACCGGATTAGAATAGCGAAACGGATTGCCCGTGAACTTCATGAAGGAACTGTTGTGAATCTTGGGGTCGGGATTCCGACTCTGATTCAAAATTATTTAAAACCGGATAGCGGCATTTATCTTCAGTCTGAAAACGGATTGTTAGGGATGGGCCCGACACCGCCAAAAGAAGAAATCGATATGGATTTGATTAGTGCGAGTAAACACCCAATAACAGCAGGAGTGGGGGCCTCGATTTTTTCAAGCTCGGATTCATTCGTGATGATTCGCGGCGGCCATGTAGATACCGCGGTAATGGGTGCGCTTCAGGTCAGCGAATCGGGTGAAGTTGCCAACTGGGCTGTCCCAGGAGAGGACATTCTAGGCGTAGGAGGAGCCATGGACCTTGTTGCGAGTGCGAAGCGAATCATCATTGCAATTACGCATGTTACCAAGAACCACTCTCCTAAAATAGTAAAAAAGCTTACTTATCCAACTAGCGGAATACAAAGCGCCGAGATGATCGTGACAGAAAAAGCGGTCTTCCGCATTAACCCGGGACAATTGATATTGGAGGAAATCGCATCTGACTCAAGCCTCGAGGAAATAAGGGCACTAACAGAGGCCGAGTTTAAAGTATCTGAAAACCTTATAACCATGAGTGTTGATTAG
- a CDS encoding CoA transferase subunit A, whose product MSKTLKCEKLRSAKDAINWIKHGDRVMVGGFGLCGTPFTLIDMIAESDHARELTIISNNLGEAGKGLGKLLLSKHVKKAVGSYFTSNRDAVKAWKSGELDIELIPQGTLAEAIRAGGAGIAGFYTKTAVGTKLAEGKEERVFDGERFIFVRGIKADIALIKAAKADTLGNLIYSKTARNFNPMMATAANLVIAEVDEIVEAGSLDPEQVVTPHAYVDIVVMNERYEKVGGVYVERNG is encoded by the coding sequence ATGAGCAAAACGCTTAAGTGTGAAAAACTCCGATCGGCTAAGGATGCTATTAATTGGATCAAGCACGGTGACCGGGTAATGGTTGGCGGCTTTGGCCTTTGCGGCACACCATTTACGCTGATTGATATGATAGCGGAATCAGACCATGCGAGGGAGCTTACCATCATCAGCAATAATCTTGGCGAGGCCGGAAAGGGGCTGGGAAAGCTATTACTCTCAAAACATGTAAAAAAAGCGGTTGGATCGTATTTCACCTCCAACCGTGATGCGGTAAAAGCATGGAAGAGCGGCGAACTGGACATAGAACTGATTCCCCAGGGAACATTGGCTGAAGCCATTCGTGCAGGCGGTGCCGGAATTGCCGGTTTCTATACGAAAACAGCGGTCGGGACCAAGCTTGCGGAAGGAAAGGAAGAAAGAGTTTTTGACGGCGAACGGTTTATTTTTGTGAGAGGAATTAAGGCGGATATAGCATTAATTAAAGCTGCTAAAGCTGATACGCTTGGCAATCTGATTTATTCAAAAACCGCACGGAACTTTAATCCGATGATGGCAACTGCCGCAAACCTTGTGATAGCCGAGGTGGATGAGATTGTAGAAGCGGGTTCGCTTGACCCGGAACAGGTTGTCACCCCACATGCTTATGTGGACATCGTTGTCATGAATGAACGGTATGAAAAGGTAGGAGGCGTGTATGTTGAACGCAACGGATAA
- a CDS encoding 3-hydroxyacyl-CoA dehydrogenase produces MEKLTVVGSGVMGRGIAYVAALGGYQVFINDVSQANLEKAKVYIETEMSKSADRGFLKREEVETALQNIHYTSSLEEAAGNADVVIEAVFELIELKIEVFKKLDAICPAHTLLATNTSTMSPTEIAAQTSRPEKCIAMHFFNPVHKMKLIEIVRGLQTSDETMNRAREVSRRLGKETVEVNEFPGFVTSRMNCLIGNEAMNMLMEGVASAEDIDKAMKLGLNHPMGPLELADLVGLDTRLRNMEYLYKSLGEKYRPCPLLIKYVKAGRLGRKSGQGFYTYEK; encoded by the coding sequence GTGGAAAAATTAACGGTTGTCGGCTCCGGAGTAATGGGCCGCGGAATTGCATATGTCGCTGCTTTAGGAGGCTACCAGGTTTTTATAAACGATGTTAGTCAAGCAAATCTAGAAAAAGCGAAGGTATATATTGAAACAGAAATGTCCAAGAGTGCCGATAGGGGATTTTTAAAAAGAGAAGAGGTTGAAACAGCTTTACAAAACATACATTATACGAGCAGCCTTGAAGAAGCTGCAGGCAATGCAGATGTCGTTATTGAAGCAGTTTTTGAATTGATCGAGCTGAAAATTGAAGTCTTTAAAAAGCTGGATGCAATCTGTCCGGCCCACACTCTCCTTGCAACAAATACATCTACGATGAGTCCTACAGAAATAGCTGCACAAACCTCCAGACCAGAAAAATGTATCGCCATGCATTTCTTTAATCCTGTCCACAAAATGAAGCTGATTGAGATAGTCAGAGGCTTGCAAACTTCTGACGAAACGATGAATAGAGCAAGAGAAGTGAGCCGGAGATTAGGCAAGGAAACAGTTGAGGTCAATGAATTCCCCGGGTTTGTTACGAGCCGGATGAATTGCCTGATTGGAAACGAAGCCATGAATATGCTGATGGAAGGGGTAGCCTCAGCTGAAGATATCGATAAAGCAATGAAGCTTGGCCTGAACCATCCAATGGGGCCGCTTGAACTTGCAGACCTTGTCGGCCTTGATACAAGGCTTCGCAACATGGAATATCTTTATAAATCACTCGGAGAAAAATACCGTCCATGTCCGCTGCTCATTAAATATGTCAAAGCAGGCAGGTTGGGCCGCAAATCAGGGCAAGGGTTTTATACGTATGAAAAATAA